The Shewanella pealeana ATCC 700345 genome contains the following window.
CGTGTGTGGCTTGAGCGTACTTTCTGTGTAGTTCGAGCAAAAATGGCTAACTAAATATCTACTATTTCTATAGCGTTTTAATATAACGTCAAGTTAACACTTTAGTTGCTGTACCTATTGTTTACCATGACATTCAGTTCAATATCCTTGTTCCAGATCTCACTTTTGCCGATATAGGTAAGCTAATTAGTGGCTTTGGCTAATAAAGCATCAGTTAAATTGCGCATATCCTGCTTGTCTCACATTAGTGACAGAAAGCATCTAGATAAACTTCACACGGCTGAGTGTTAACGGTTTTGCCTCTTTGTTACCTAAAGGTTTTATTTATAGGTGAGTTAAGCTTATAATTTCAGAACAAAAATAAAGCACATATCCTACCTACTGGAGGCTTAAATGGCCGGTTCATCAGTTTCAAAAACTAAGTTGTGGATGTTAGTTATTAGCGCCCTCGCAATATCTGCCTGTGGAGACGCCCCTGCGCCACAACAAGCAGTGATTCCAAGTGTCATCGTTAATACCGCTCACAAAGAAATGATCACGCCTAAGTCTGAATTTGTCGGCCGAACCAGAGCATCTGAAGACGTGGTGATTAAACCGCAGATCCAGGGCCAGTTATTACGACGTAGTTATATTGAAGGCGATGATATTGCCGCAGGCGATCTCTTGTTTGAAATCGACCCATCGACCTATAAAGCGGAGCTTGCTCAGCATCAAGCCGTATTAAAGCAGGCGGTTGCATCGAGGGACGTGGCGGTAATGAACTGGGAACGTGGTCGCCGGTTACTGCCCGATGGCATGATCAGTGCGCAGGATATGGATGAATTGACCAGCCGTAAGCTCACGACTGCTGCAGGCGTTGTGCAAGCCGAAGCGGCAGTAGATGCTGCAGAGTTGCAATTAAGTTATACCAAGGTTTACGCGCCTATTTCTGGCCGTATAAGTCATTCTAAAGTCAGTATTGGCGACATCATTACTCCCCAGTCTGAAATGGCTAATATCGTGCAGCTCCAGCCGATGTGGGTCAATTTTCAAGTGGCAGAGAAAGGGCTTATCACGGCACAACAGCAATTTTCTCAGGCTAAGAATATCGATATGAAGATTGAAGATCTTGTTATGAGGCTGCGCCTGCCTAACGGCACCATGTTTGATGAAACAGGTCATATCGACTTTATTGGTAACCGAGTCGACGCAACGACAGGTACCTTAGCTGTACGTGCCACATTTAAAAATGCCAATAGCTTAATGTTGCCGGGCCTTTTTGTAACCTTAGTGGTTGAATCACCAATCACTGAAAATGCGCTACTTATCCCTCAGGCTTCGGTTCAGGAAGATCAACAAGGTCGTTTTGTGATGGTGTTAAACGACCAAGATGAAGTACAAAAACGCCTAGTTGTACTAGGCGACCGTTTCGGTGTCGAGTGGCGTGTACTCAGTGGCCTAGAAGATGGTGATCGTATCGTGGTCGAGGGATTACAGAAAATTCGCCCAGGTATGAAAGTGAACCCTGTTGAACAAGAAGTTGTTCCCTTTAAAGAAGATGACAAATAAAACAGGAGCGAGTAATGAGACATCAATGCTTAATTGCTAACTTCGTAACTTGTTGCATCGATAGTTGCCTAAGCCTCTATATTAAGGTCGACAGGGGAATGTCATGATGAGTGAATTTTTTATTAGCACAGAAACCCTAAGTTTGCAGTTTTTGACGAGGGAAATGTCATGATTAGTGAGTTCTTTATTAGCACAGAAACCCTAAGTTTGCCTGTTTTAGAAATACAGCTAAACCTTTGCTTATCAGGGGAATGTCATGATTAGTGAATTTTTTATTAACAGGCCTAAATTTGCCTTTGTTATCTCAACGGTTTTAACTTTGGTCGGTTTGATCTCAATTCCAGTGCTCTCGGTATCTGAATTTCCCGAGATAGCGCCACCTCAGGTAAGCGTTTCAACCAGCTACTCTGGCGCCAGTGCCGATATTGTTAAAGACACCATAGCACAGCCCTTAGAAGCAGAAGTTAACGGTGTCGAAGGCATGCTCTACATGGAGTCTAAAAGTGCTAACGATGGTAGCTACTCATTAAATGTGACCTTTGAAGTAGGTACCGATGCCGATATGGCGCAGGTTAAGGTGCAAAACCGAGTGCAACAGGCCATGCCGCGTCTACCTGAAGAGGTGAAGCGTCAAGGGGTGAAGGTTGAGAAACAGAGCCCGAATATGTTGATGGTGGTAAACCTTGTTTCCCCTAACGAAACTTTCGACTCGCTGTTTATCACTAACTATGCCGGTCTAAATGTAAAAGATGCGCTGGCGCGTCAGTATGGTGTGTCAAAGGTGCAGGTTATTGGTGCTCTCGATTATGCGATGCGAATTTGGCTCGATCCTGATCAGATGGCCAGCCTTGGCGTGACGGCAACCGATGTTATCGGGGCGCTGCAAGAGCAGAACATTCAGGTGGCTGCTGGGCGTATCGGCGCTGCGCCAGTGGATCCGGAGCAGCAGTTCCAGTACACCCTGCAGACCAAAGGTCGACTTAAAGATCCCCAAGAGTTTTATGACGTGATGATCCGTGCCAATAACGACGGCTCAAAAGTGGTTGTTGGTGATGTGGCTCGGGTGGAGCTTGGCTCGCAAACCTACGATGCTCAGGGTAAGTTGAATAACAAACCTTCGGCGATTATCTCAATTTACCAGTCACCCGATGCAAATGCGTTGGAGGTAGGTAAGGCGATTAAGGCCGAGATGGAGAAGCTTTCTGAGCGTTTTCCTAATGATCTTGAGTATGAAGTCTTGTACGACACCACAGAGTTTGTTGAAACCTCAATCAAAGAGGTGGTTCAGACCCTGTTTATCTCTATTGCGCTGGTGGTCTTTGTGGTGTTCATCTTCCTACAGGATGTACGCTCAACGCTAGTACCTGCTATTGCTATTCCGGTTTCGCTTATCGGAACATTTGCCTTCTTACTCGCTTTTGGTATGAGCATCAACACCGTCTCGCTATTCGCGCTTATTCTCGCGATTGGTATCGTGGTCGATGATGCGATTGTAGTAGTAGAGAACGTTACCCGCTTGATGCAAGATGAGGGCTTATCGCCAAAAGAGGCAACCTCTAAGGCGATGAAAGAGGTGACAGGTCCCATTATTGCCACCACCTTGGTTCTGCTTGCGGTGTTTGCGCCAACGGCTGTGATGCCCGGGATCACCGGACAGATGTATGCACAGTTCTCGGTGACCATCTGTATCTCAGTGCTTATCTCATCCATCAATGCATTGACCTTGAGCCCCGCTCTGTGCGCCTCTGTACTGCGTGCGCCTAAGTTACATGAAAAAGGTTTTCATGCGGCCTTTAACAAGCATTTTGAGCGTGTAACGGGCAAGTATATGAAGTTGGTATCCTCCCTGACACGTAAGCTAGTGTTAGTGGGTATCGTCTACGGCTGTTTAATTCTGTTAACCGGGGGGATTGCTAAAATTCTACCGTCAGGATTTGTGCCAATGGAAGATAAGAAAGCCTTCATGGTGGATATTCAGCTGCCCGATGGTGCATCCCTTAACCGTACCGAAGATGTGATGCGTGATCTGGTGGAGCTGACACTGGCCGAGCCGGGAGTAGAGAATGTTATTCACGCCAGTGGCTTTAGTATCTTGACGGGCTCGGTTTCTTCAAACGGCGGCTTGATGATTGTCACCCTGTCGACCTGGGATGAGCGTGAGTCTGCGGATATGATGGAGTCGGCGATTGTGGCCAAGCTGCAAGCTAAGTATGCGGCGAACCCTGCGGTGAAGGCGATGGCATTCTCTTTGCCACCTATTCCTGGTGTGGGTAGTGTCGGTGGCTTCGAGTTTGTGCTGCAAGACACCCAAGGCCGTACCCCGCAAGAGCTAGCCTCTGTGATGCGCGCCTTGATTATGAAAGCCAATGAGCAGCCTGAAATTGCCATGGCCTTTAGTAACTTCCGCGCAGATGTACCGCAGATGTTTGTCGATGTTGATAGAGACAAGGCCAAGGCGCTGGGGGTCTCACTCAACGAGATCTTCGCGACCATGCAAACCATGCTGGGCTCAATGTACGTTAACGACTTTAACCGCTTCGGTAAGGTGTTTAGGGTCATCTTACAGGCTGAAACGGAGTATCGTAATTCCGATAAAGACATTTCGCGTTTTTATGTTCGCTCAAAAACCGGTGAAATGGTGCCACTTAGTACTCTCGTCACTGTAACGCCGATTTTAGGCCCTGATGTGATGAACAACTACAACATGTTCAGCTCGACGACCATCAATGGTTTCCCTGCAGCTGGGTTTAGCTCTGGTGACGCGATTACGGCAATGGAACGCGCTGCAAATGAGTCACTGCCATCGGGTTATACCTATGAGTGGACAGGACAAACCTATCAAGAGATCAAGGCGGGTAACCTCGCGCCACTTATTTTCGGCTTGGCGTTAGTGTTTACTTACCTGTTCTTGGTGGCTCAGTATGAGAGTTGGACCATTCCATTTGCGGTTATCCTCGCGGTGCCGATTGCGGTATTAGGAGCCTTCCTCAACATCTTGCTGGTAGGTTCAGACTTAAACCTCTACGCCCAGATTGGTCTGGTGCTGCTTATCGGCCTCGCCTGTAAGAATGCCATCTTGATTGTTGAGTTTGCTAAGCAGTTACGTGAAGAGGGCAAGAGTATTCTAGAAGCGGGCGAGACTGCGGCGAGACTGCGTTTTCGTGCGGTACTGATGACGGCTTTCTCTTTCCTATTAGGTGTGTTGCCTCTGGTTATTGCTACTGGCGCGGGGGCGGGTAGCCGCCGCGCTTTAGGCTACTCGGTGTTCGGCGGTATGTTAGCGGCCACTGTGGTCGGGACGCTGCTTGTGCCAGTATTTTACGTCATTATGCAAAAGATGCGTGAAAAGGCGAAAGGGCTGCCTCAAGACGAAGAGGCTGCTAATTAATGCCCATTGATTAATGAGTGATAGTTGTAGAACTAAGGCCTGCTTTGATAGTAGGCCTTTTATTTTCAGCCCTAAACAATCGACTTCAGTAGGCTTATTTACTTCCGGTTTTAAAGTCACACACTCGTGTTAAGTCCGAGTGTTTACATAATTGAATAAACCGGAAGATTCGCCAGAAAGGAAAAAGCCCACTCCGAGGAGTGGGCTTCTAAGCTTGCTTTAACTTTTGCAGGGAAAAAGCGAACATGTTGATTATACCAAATATGTATCCCTTTGTATCGCTCAACTAAGATTAAAATAGTCATAAATAGCGTTATGGGCTGTCTCTGGCCTTTTTAATACTAGAAAATGATGCCGCTGTACTTTACTGCCTGCCGAACTGTCACAGTGATGTGAAAGATAGCAAGCTCACTTTTTTAAACATAAGTCGCTTGCTAGTTTCAGCTATTACTCTGTTAACTGATGCACTGGACTCAAATTGGAGCCAAGCTGGATCACAGTGCGTTAGTGAAGATTTGGCAGATCTCTTCATGAGTTGCCTGCTTAGGGTTAGTGAAACCACAAGCATCTTTTAGCGCGTTATTAGCAAGTGTCGGAATATCTTCCGCTTTAACACCTAGCTTAGTGAGGTTTTCTGGGATGTTAACCGCGACAGATAGCGCTTTAATTGCGGTAATCGCCGCTTCGGCACCTTGCTCATCAGTCATGGCTGCGACATCGACCCCCATGGCTTTAGCTACATCCTTTAGACGCCCCGGCACAACCTGCGCGTTGTAAGCTTGAACGTGTGGTAACAATAATGCGTTACATACGCCATGAGGTAGGTCGTAGAAGCCACCTAGCTGGTGGGCCATAGCGTGGACATATCCAAGGCTTGCGTTGTTAAACGCCATACCTGCAAGGAACTGGGCGTAAGCCATCTGATCGCGCGCCTCGATACTTTGGCCATTTTCAACGGCTTCTACCAAGTTACCTTGAATAAGCTCTATCGCTTTAATTGCACAGGCATCGGTAATCGGATTTGCCGCGATAGACACATAGGCTTCGATGGCGTGAGTCAATGCATCCATACCCGTTGCAGCAGTCAGGCCTGCTGGCTTAAGCAACATTAATTCAGGATCATTAACTGATAAGATCGGCGTGGTGTTCTTGTCGACAATGGCCATCTTAATATGGCGAGCTTCATCGGTAATGATACAGAAACGTGTCATTTCACTCGCGGTGCCCGCAGTGGTGTTAATGGCAACGAGTGGCAGCTGAGGCTTGATAGAGACATCTAAGCCTTCGTAATCTTTGATACTACCGCCGTTGGTGGCAACCAGTGCGATGCCTTTAGCGCAGTCATGAGGTGAGCCGCCGCCTAAAGAGATAACAAAGTCACAGTTGTTTGCGTTTAAAATTTCAAGACCCGCTTCGACATTGCCAACAGTTGGGTTTGGCTGAACACCATCAAAGACGACAGAGCGAATGTCGTTGCTCGCTAGTTTGTCAGTGACTTGAGCGACCAGACCAATTTCAACCAGAGGTTTGTCAGTAACAATTAGTGCATTTTTAAAGCCGAGTGACTTGATGTCACCAATGGCTTCAGTTACGGCATCTTGACCTAAGATATTGACAGATGGGATAAAAAATTTAGCAGCCATAAGAATCACCTATTATGCTTAATGTTCAAAGTTGTTATCTTTTCTGGTAATTAAAGTACCAACAGCAATGAAATAAAGGTGTGATCTTCCTCTAATAATCGGCAGGGTTTGGCGAGAATTCGGTCGAAAGTTGGATCCATCTTCCCGAACTTGTAATTTTATGACATCAAGTACGATTACCAGCCTAAAATGGCTCATTATACCAATCACATTAAATATGTGATCATTCAGCGGGAAGTCAAAGCCCTGTAGGCAAGGCGGATGATTGAAGCTAATAGTTATTCTATATCGAGAGCATCTTACGCAGTATACAGGGCTTTGAAACCCGCACTGCGTGAGCCTCTCAGGCATTCCACTTCTACGTTGCACTAATTTAAAAGGGAATAACCATTTCTTCATCAATACGCCTTGAATTGAAAAGCCTGAGTGGCTTTGAACTGACCACATATTTAGTACGATTGGTATTAATTGCTGAAAACAAGTTTATTCAAAGATTTCCATGCCATGTGGCCTACAGAAACCCAATAGTTGGACTCAGATGAGTATTCGCAATACGGCGGCAAGCGGGCGTTTCTCGAGCTATTTAAGCTCGAATGTAGGCAAGTTAACTATCAATTTATCAAAAGTAAAAAGTAAACGAATTAAAGCAATAGGCTGGCGTCAATTTCGTGGAACTGGTTTACTGAATCAATCAGTGATTTGGCCGTTAATGTTGGCACGCCATAGACCTGAGTTTCTACGCCATATTTCTGGTGGATCCTTTGCATCAAGAGATCAAAATCGCCATCACCAGAGAGTAAAATGACGCAATCGACTTCGCTTGCCGCTTCCATGATGTCGATAGTGATCCCCACATCCCAATCTCCTTTCGCCGATCCATCGCTTCTCTGGATAAAAGGTTTGAGTTTCACCTCAAAGCCGATGTGTTTCAGCGCATCTTGAAACTTTAGCTGACCATCGTCACCGCGATGAATCGCATAAGCGGTGGCCTGGCTGACATCGCCTTCGTAACCTAAGTGTTGCCAGAGTTTACGGTAATTGAATTGTTTGCCATAGGCTTGGCGGCAGGTGTAATAGATGTTCTGTACATCGACAAATAGGGCGATTCTCTTCACTGTATACTCGTTTAGGTCGCTTGGGAGTTAAAGGTGCGTGCTATTTCACTGGGCACGGAAGTCCTAAATACTATTGCATAGAAGCGAAAATAGCGAAGCATTTAGCTTGGGGCTAAGTGCTCAATGGATTAAATATAGATGTCGACACTAGGCATGCGTCTTTGATTTGTTTGACGTCTTTCATACAGATCTAAGTAACCGGTTTGCTCGTTTACTCTTCTGTCTAGGGACGTTCGGCGCTCGGTAATATATTGGCCATTGATATTAAAAGTTTCATACAGCATTGGCTCAAGAGTTTTTGGCTGTGGCTTTTGCATAGATATAACCTATGACGATGGCATACATGTGATTAACATAATTATAGATAAGAAAAACGGACTCGTTTGAGAAGCATCTATCGAATAGCAAAGTAGTATCAGAGGGGATTTGACTGGGAGGAAGTCAAGTCAAAGACTTTGACTCCCACCAGTCATAGACTCGCGTTACTGTTTAGCGGCTAAGTTTTGCTGATCTGCAATAGCTTGATTAAGCTGAGACTCAACAAAACCAGGTGACTTTGTCGCAGCAGAGATTAAGCGATACATGGCTGGGATCACCAGTAAGGTTACGAAAGTCGCAAACGCCATACCAAAGAAGACCACAGTACCCACTGATATTCGGCTCTCAGCGCCAGCACCCGTTGATAGAATAAGCGGGATAGCGCCAATCAGTGTGGTAAAGGCCGTCATCAAAATAGGGCGTAAACGTCTTACCGAGGCATCGATAATAGCTTGCTCAATTTCAAGGCCTCTGTCCCGCAGTTGGTTAGCAAACTCGACAATTAAGATGCCGTTCTTGGTTACCATACCAATTAGCATGATCATACCAATCTGGCTGTAGATGTTCAGCCCTTGGCCGGTTAGGTACAAGCCTAAAAATCCTCCGAATACGCCCATAGGCACGGTAAACATCACCACTAGCGGGTTGATGAAACTTTCAAACTGAGCAGCTAATACAAGATAGGCAACCAACAAGGCTAAACCAAATACAATAAAGATACTGCTTTGATTTTCCTTAAAGTCTTTAGACTCGCCGGTATAAGCCACCGAAATATCGCTTGGTAACATCTCAATCGCTTTTTGATCTAAGAAGTCCAGCGCTTCACCTAAGGTATAACCTTCAGCTAAATTCGCCTTTAAGGTGATCGATTTCTGCTTGTTGTTATGGCTCAGTTTGAGCGCCGATGCCACCTCTTCAATATGGGTAATGGTATCTAAAGTAATGAGCTCGCCTTTAGCTGAACGCATATAGATCTGGCTTAAATCAGCCACGTTATTGAAGCTATTCTCATCGCCACGAAGGTAGACATCATACTCTTCACCACGCTCAACAAAGGTGGTTTCACTGCGGCCACCTAGCATGATCTCGAGTGTTTCAGAGACTTCTGCCACGCTAATTCCAAGCTGGGCGGCACGCTCTTTATCGACCGTGACGACAAGCTCAGGTGAAGTTTCTTTATAGTCGATCTCTGGGCTGTCCAGAATAGGGCTATAAAGGGCTTCCTCTTCTAGCATTTGCGCCCATTTGAATAGCTCTTGATAATCTGAGCCGCCGAGTACAAATTGCACCGGCTCACTTGAGCCGCCTCTAAAGCCAGGCAGTAATGGACGCACCATCACATCGGGAATGCCTTTTAATGCCTTGGCCACTATGCCTAATGCTTGCTGAGCATTAACAGTACGTTCATTCCAATCTTCAAGTTGAATAATTACAAAGCCGGTCTGATCGCCTGCACGGCCACCAAAAGCAGGAGCTTGAATGCTGAATGATTTCACTACGCCTTGACCAAGTAACGGCATTAGCTTGTCTTCGACTATCTCCATATTGGCAGCCATACGGTTATAGCTAGTGCCTTCGGCGCCTTTAATAAAGGCAAAAATCACCCCTCTATCTTCTTGTGGCGCAAGTTGCGCAGGTACCTGCTGCATTAACCAGCCGCTTCCCAAGATACAGGCGATAATCACCAGTGGCGCAGCGAGTCTAAGGGTAACGGCTTTAGTCACCATCTTGCGGTAGAAGTTTTCAAGGCGAGTAAAGATTGATTCTACCCAAACGTTAAAACGATTCGGTTTAACGTTCGCCTTGAGAATTTTACTGCCGAGTACCGGGGTTAAGGTGAGGGCAATCAGCGATGAAAATAGCACCGATACGGCCAGCATGACCGAGAATTCAGTGAAGAGCAGGCCGACCATGCCTTCCATAAAGGAGATAGGTAGGAACACCATCACCAAGACGGCAGTTGTCGCCATCACCGCAAAGCCCACTTCTCTTGTACCGTTATAGGCGGCCAAGATTGGCGGCTCGCCCTTTTCAATATGATGGAAGATATTCTCGACAACAACGATGGCATCGTCCACCACTAGGCCGATCGACAAGATAAGTGCCATCAGGGTCAGTAGGTTAATAGAGTAGCCAAACACGTTCGCTGCGATAAAGGCTGAAATCAGTGATACTGGAACCGTGACCGCAGGGATCAGCGTGGCTCTGGCTTGGCCGATGAAGATATACAGCACTAAGATCACCAGCAGTGCCGTTACTGCTAAGGTACTAAAAACCTCATCGATGGAGCGGTCGATAAATACGGTCGAGTCATAGTCGACAATCAGTTTTGTGCCTTCGGGGAGGAACTTCTGTATCTGATCGACCTCTTTATGTACATCTTGTGCGACCTCAAGCGGGTTAGCATCAGATTGAGGCACAATGCCTAAGCTAATATTAACGACGCCATCGCTCTTAAAGGTCGAGTTTTCGTTCTCTGCACCAATAAACACATTGGCGACATCTTTGAGATATACCTGTGAGCCATCGGCGGCGGTGCGAAGTACCAAGTAATTAAAGTCATCTGGAGTTTGATATAAGCGCGCTGTACGCACTGCCATCACAGTGGTGTCGTTACGCACTTCACCGCCAGGCGTCTCAACGTTTTCTCTATTTAATACACTGACAATATCGCTAGCGGTAATATTGCGTCCCGCCATCAGCTCAGGATTGAGTTGCACATACATGACCTTGTATAAACCACCTGATATATCGACGCTACTAACGCCTGAGATAAGGCTAAATCTGTCTTCTAGTACCCGCTGGGCGTAATCGGTTAATTGGGTTCTATCCATAACCGATGAGCTTAAATTGACATAAACCGCAGGCTCACCAGAGCCGTTGTCTTTAGAGACGATAGGATCTTTGGCTTCGTCAGGCAGGCGGCGCTGAGCACGGGCCACTGCGTCACGCACATCGCTGACACCTTCGGTGAGATCCCAGCCCAGCAGGAAGGTCACGGTAATACGTGACATGCCGTTACGGGTGACAGATTCAATTTGATCAACACCACTAATACCGGTCAATTCCGATTCGAGTGCCGTGGTGATCTGACTCTCCATGATGGTCGCCGATGCGCCCTCATAGGTGGTCATCACAGTTACCACAGGGCTTTCTACATCGGGCATCTCGCGCACGGCAAGCTTAGTAAATGACACCGCGCCAAAAACACACAGCAGCAAACTCAGTACGATGGCGACGACAGGGCGTTTTACTGAAACATCAGACAACCACATTTAGATGTTTCCTCTTGCTTGTTGCTCGTCAGCTTTTTTATCTGCGTCTTTTTGTGCCAGTGCTGATCCGCCCAGATCATCGACGCGCAGACCATCACGCATATTGACTAAGCCCTGCACTACCACTTTATCGCCAATAGTGAGGCCATTGCTAATTAGTACTTGGTCTTCGATGCGAGCACCTAGCGTCACCTTGGTACGCTTGGCGATGCCGTCTTTACCAACCACATAAACGAAACGGTTGGTACCCGAATACTCTAACGCTTGCACTGGGATAACTGGCTCCGCAACACTTGGGAACATCAAGGTTGCCGACATCATCATGCCGGGTTTGAGTCGATGGCTAGGGTTGTCAAATTGCACACGAACTCTCAAGTTTAGGGTGTCTTGATTGACACGGGAATCGATGGCTATCACCTTGCCGATAAACTGTTTTTGTGGCCAAGCACGGCTACTAGCCGTTACAGACATGCCAACACTAAGCTGTGAGAGGTAATTCTCCGGTATCTGAAGGTCGAGGCGCATACTCGAAAGGTCATCGAGGGTGAGTAGCTCGGTACCTGCACTGACCATTTTGCCTTGGCTAAAGTCGATAAGACCAGCTGTACCAGAAAAGGGCGCGCTGAGGTAGTGATAATCGAGATCGGCTTGGGCGGCAGCTAAGCGAGCTGTAGCCATATCGACACTGGCTTTTTGAGCATCGATCTCTGTCTTAGTGATCGCGTTTTGATCGATTAGCTTGAGGAACTCTTTGAGTTTACGCTTTTCATCGGCTAGGTAAGCGGCTGATTCGGCTAGGGCGGCTTGTGCTTTAGCATCATCGAGCTGGATTAGGATTTGGCCTTGGGCTATCTCTTGCTCGGTGCTGACTTGAATCGATTTAATCTTGCCGGCAATTTGCGGCGAGATAAATACTGACTGCTCGGCGTCGAGTTTACCAATCAGGGAGAGAGACTGAGTGAGATCATGTTGTTCAACGATACCCGTGACCACTGGAACGGTTCGAACTGGCCTATCTTTTGAGTCGGCACGCTTAGCTTCAGACAGACTACTGAAGGTAAATGCTCCCGCAATAATTAATGCCAGGGGTAAAAGGAAATAGGATGATCTCATGAGTGATTACTTAAACAGCCAAAGTTGGGATTATTCTAGATAAAAATCCAAGCCAGTAGGGTAAAGCAATGTAAAGTAAAGAAAATTAGCATCTGATAATTTACAATTGTCGATCTTATTTTTATCGAATTTTACACTTTGAGTGCTTTTGTGAACATTCTGCTATCAATGTTTGCGCTCGTGTAGTGAGAAGATGGATCAGTTAGACAAAAATAGGCATTGAGCTTGTGGTTAAACCTAGCTAGATGTTAAAGGCTAAATATTAATTGCTAGATATTATTAGCTAGTTAATAGAGAGTCAGTTACTAAGGGCCTCTAAATAAGGACCGCTAAATAAGAACCACTAAATAAGAGTCTGCCGGGTTTGCTGGCTGACTGCGACTCGATGCTATAATAAGTTCTTATTAATAGGCTCTTATTAATAGCCTCTATGCAGATTTATAATGCTTCACGTTCGCCATTAAAAAGACCACGAATAA
Protein-coding sequences here:
- a CDS encoding multidrug efflux RND transporter permease subunit, with product MWLSDVSVKRPVVAIVLSLLLCVFGAVSFTKLAVREMPDVESPVVTVMTTYEGASATIMESQITTALESELTGISGVDQIESVTRNGMSRITVTFLLGWDLTEGVSDVRDAVARAQRRLPDEAKDPIVSKDNGSGEPAVYVNLSSSVMDRTQLTDYAQRVLEDRFSLISGVSSVDISGGLYKVMYVQLNPELMAGRNITASDIVSVLNRENVETPGGEVRNDTTVMAVRTARLYQTPDDFNYLVLRTAADGSQVYLKDVANVFIGAENENSTFKSDGVVNISLGIVPQSDANPLEVAQDVHKEVDQIQKFLPEGTKLIVDYDSTVFIDRSIDEVFSTLAVTALLVILVLYIFIGQARATLIPAVTVPVSLISAFIAANVFGYSINLLTLMALILSIGLVVDDAIVVVENIFHHIEKGEPPILAAYNGTREVGFAVMATTAVLVMVFLPISFMEGMVGLLFTEFSVMLAVSVLFSSLIALTLTPVLGSKILKANVKPNRFNVWVESIFTRLENFYRKMVTKAVTLRLAAPLVIIACILGSGWLMQQVPAQLAPQEDRGVIFAFIKGAEGTSYNRMAANMEIVEDKLMPLLGQGVVKSFSIQAPAFGGRAGDQTGFVIIQLEDWNERTVNAQQALGIVAKALKGIPDVMVRPLLPGFRGGSSEPVQFVLGGSDYQELFKWAQMLEEEALYSPILDSPEIDYKETSPELVVTVDKERAAQLGISVAEVSETLEIMLGGRSETTFVERGEEYDVYLRGDENSFNNVADLSQIYMRSAKGELITLDTITHIEEVASALKLSHNNKQKSITLKANLAEGYTLGEALDFLDQKAIEMLPSDISVAYTGESKDFKENQSSIFIVFGLALLVAYLVLAAQFESFINPLVVMFTVPMGVFGGFLGLYLTGQGLNIYSQIGMIMLIGMVTKNGILIVEFANQLRDRGLEIEQAIIDASVRRLRPILMTAFTTLIGAIPLILSTGAGAESRISVGTVVFFGMAFATFVTLLVIPAMYRLISAATKSPGFVESQLNQAIADQQNLAAKQ
- a CDS encoding efflux RND transporter periplasmic adaptor subunit, which translates into the protein MRSSYFLLPLALIIAGAFTFSSLSEAKRADSKDRPVRTVPVVTGIVEQHDLTQSLSLIGKLDAEQSVFISPQIAGKIKSIQVSTEQEIAQGQILIQLDDAKAQAALAESAAYLADEKRKLKEFLKLIDQNAITKTEIDAQKASVDMATARLAAAQADLDYHYLSAPFSGTAGLIDFSQGKMVSAGTELLTLDDLSSMRLDLQIPENYLSQLSVGMSVTASSRAWPQKQFIGKVIAIDSRVNQDTLNLRVRVQFDNPSHRLKPGMMMSATLMFPSVAEPVIPVQALEYSGTNRFVYVVGKDGIAKRTKVTLGARIEDQVLISNGLTIGDKVVVQGLVNMRDGLRVDDLGGSALAQKDADKKADEQQARGNI